From a region of the Thermosulfurimonas sp. F29 genome:
- the yedF gene encoding sulfurtransferase-like selenium metabolism protein YedF, translated as MKRVMRVIDCRGLPCPQPVLRTREALEGLGEGDVLQILVDNEAAVRNVSRFAEAQGHRVRVFREGEVYRLEIVKRGEGHPVSEISCIRPEGLLRVVVISSDRMGDGDEDLGRRLLINFLKTLPEVSPPPQALIFYNRGVFLVTEGAPALEALKTLEDRGVEIIACWTCLSHYGLEDKLGVGRAGNMYEILSLLMRATVILRP; from the coding sequence ATGAAAAGAGTCATGCGGGTGATAGATTGTCGCGGGCTTCCCTGTCCGCAGCCGGTTTTGAGGACCCGCGAGGCCCTGGAGGGACTCGGGGAGGGAGATGTTCTGCAAATTCTGGTGGACAACGAGGCTGCGGTAAGGAATGTGTCCCGGTTTGCCGAAGCCCAGGGGCACAGGGTAAGGGTATTCAGGGAGGGTGAGGTTTATCGGCTGGAAATTGTCAAAAGAGGGGAAGGGCATCCGGTTTCGGAGATTTCGTGTATCCGTCCGGAGGGACTTTTGCGAGTGGTGGTTATATCTTCAGATCGCATGGGGGATGGGGATGAGGATCTGGGGCGTCGGCTTCTGATTAATTTTCTCAAAACCCTTCCGGAGGTCTCGCCACCGCCTCAGGCCCTGATCTTTTACAATCGTGGAGTCTTTCTGGTAACGGAGGGGGCTCCGGCACTTGAGGCTCTGAAGACACTGGAAGACCGCGGGGTTGAAATCATCGCCTGCTGGACCTGTCTTTCCCATTACGGTCTTGAGGACAAACTAGGGGTGGGCAGGGCCGGTAATATGTACGAAATCCTCTCCCTGCTCATGAGGGCCACGGTAATCTTACGCCCTTAA
- a CDS encoding hemolysin family protein, translating into MKVLASLIFLLLLGGEAFFAAAEIAILSAGEVRLSMLARRHLGARMALNLLREPERLLTTTLLGLNLCVIANGVFTTGFLLEIFPEEGPFLALLGLPPVMLLFGQIIPKNVARARAGTLAPLLAPPLYLISRILLPLVWIVSAVIRRTFALLGLSEKPLPPLLREELRGLLTTEDHLEPIERKALSRLFEFAEKTVDQVMVPLVRLKTLPETARVEEALRIFAHYGFSRLPIFRSRVYRVVGVVRAQDLLDAPPENPLSAYLRPVKYIPEFKPASEALSEMQKTGEDYAVVVDEYGAAIGIVTLEDLMEEILGDFLDELEKDLVLYRRLPHGGFLVKAFMEVEKAREIGLPIPEGEYETVGGFVLKLAGRIPRTGELFRFKGWKIRVHRASPMAIEELEFIPEEVE; encoded by the coding sequence GTGAAGGTACTGGCTAGTCTGATCTTTTTATTGCTTCTTGGTGGCGAGGCTTTCTTTGCCGCTGCGGAAATTGCCATCCTTTCTGCCGGGGAGGTTCGCCTCTCGATGCTTGCCCGAAGACATCTGGGGGCCCGCATGGCGTTGAATCTCCTAAGGGAACCGGAACGATTGCTGACCACCACCCTTCTCGGCCTTAATCTCTGTGTAATTGCCAACGGGGTATTTACGACCGGGTTTCTCCTGGAAATCTTTCCGGAGGAAGGCCCCTTTTTGGCTCTGTTAGGCCTTCCTCCGGTAATGCTTCTTTTCGGACAGATCATTCCCAAAAATGTGGCCCGGGCTCGGGCCGGGACTCTGGCCCCGCTTCTGGCCCCACCCCTATACCTAATTTCGCGAATACTTCTGCCTTTGGTCTGGATTGTTTCGGCGGTGATCCGCCGCACTTTCGCCCTGCTCGGGCTCTCCGAGAAGCCTCTCCCCCCTCTTCTTCGGGAAGAACTTCGAGGCCTTCTCACCACCGAAGATCATCTGGAACCCATTGAAAGAAAAGCTCTTTCGCGGCTCTTTGAGTTTGCCGAAAAGACGGTGGACCAGGTGATGGTGCCTCTCGTGAGACTCAAGACCCTTCCCGAAACCGCCCGGGTGGAGGAAGCCCTGCGTATATTCGCTCATTACGGATTCTCGCGCCTTCCAATCTTTCGAAGCCGGGTCTACCGGGTGGTGGGAGTGGTAAGGGCTCAGGATCTCCTGGACGCTCCTCCGGAAAACCCACTTTCTGCATATCTGCGTCCGGTCAAGTATATTCCGGAGTTTAAACCCGCCTCCGAGGCCCTCTCCGAGATGCAAAAGACCGGAGAGGATTATGCGGTAGTGGTGGACGAGTACGGTGCGGCCATAGGTATCGTTACTCTTGAAGACCTCATGGAGGAAATTCTGGGCGATTTCTTGGATGAACTGGAAAAAGATCTCGTCCTCTACCGGAGGCTTCCTCATGGGGGTTTCCTGGTAAAGGCTTTTATGGAAGTAGAAAAGGCTCGCGAAATAGGTCTTCCCATTCCCGAAGGGGAGTACGAGACCGTGGGAGGATTTGTACTGAAGCTCGCCGGCCGTATCCCGCGCACCGGGGAACTTTTTCGCTTTAAAGGATGGAAGATAAGGGTACATCGAGCGTCTCCCATGGCCATCGAGGAACTGGAGTTCATCCCGGAAGAGGTAGAATAG
- a CDS encoding hemolysin family protein, whose translation MNPWLVWLIITLFILLSSFFTCSETALFSLGRLDLARLRKSSRASCRLAADLMREPQKLLTTVLMGNELADIFSSALSSWFFYQAFGPAGKWLAYPLMSLLLFLWGDLFPKVVGFKFRQRVACVVAYPLRVSEILLAPLRMILLSVAQIFFRLTKVNVPSHRNVPAEEEIKRLVEEAYHSGALRREERLFILSLFETEETPVSVIMTPRKNIWALPDQEITPELLSRLKEAPYRKIPVYQEDLDHIVGILYVQDLLKTRLQKKTVRLSEITRPAFFVPEKTRVRRLLEEFQNRRLKLALVVNEYGEVSGLVTLEDVLEELFGEIYQEREAKKPPIESLGPGCFRVRGWVQVEDFNRETGADLPAGEFRTMASLVLHLFGELPREGAEVQGYGFRFRVEELRDRRIETVIVERVEGEGTG comes from the coding sequence TTGAATCCCTGGTTGGTCTGGCTGATCATCACCCTATTTATTCTTCTTTCCTCCTTCTTTACTTGTTCCGAAACGGCTCTTTTTTCCCTCGGGAGACTGGATCTGGCCCGGTTGCGCAAGAGTTCGCGGGCTTCTTGCCGCCTGGCCGCCGATCTAATGCGTGAACCTCAGAAGCTCCTTACCACCGTGCTCATGGGAAATGAACTGGCCGATATCTTCTCCTCGGCCCTTTCCAGCTGGTTTTTTTATCAGGCTTTCGGTCCAGCAGGAAAATGGCTGGCCTATCCGCTCATGAGTTTACTCCTTTTCCTCTGGGGAGATCTCTTTCCCAAGGTGGTGGGATTCAAATTTCGACAACGGGTGGCCTGTGTAGTGGCTTACCCTTTACGGGTGTCAGAAATTCTGCTGGCTCCTCTCCGGATGATACTGCTTTCGGTGGCCCAGATATTTTTCCGGCTTACGAAGGTTAATGTCCCTTCGCACCGTAATGTTCCGGCTGAGGAGGAAATAAAACGTCTGGTGGAGGAAGCCTATCATTCCGGTGCGCTCCGGAGGGAGGAACGCCTTTTCATTCTCAGTCTATTTGAAACCGAAGAAACTCCGGTTTCGGTAATTATGACTCCTCGCAAAAATATCTGGGCTCTCCCTGACCAGGAAATTACTCCGGAACTTCTTTCCCGCCTTAAAGAGGCCCCTTACCGCAAGATTCCGGTCTATCAGGAGGATCTGGATCACATAGTGGGTATTCTTTATGTACAGGATCTCCTCAAAACCCGTCTGCAGAAAAAGACCGTTCGACTTTCGGAGATTACCCGTCCGGCCTTTTTCGTTCCTGAAAAGACCCGGGTACGCAGATTGCTTGAGGAATTTCAGAATCGCAGGCTTAAGCTGGCCCTGGTGGTGAATGAATACGGCGAGGTAAGCGGTCTGGTGACATTAGAAGATGTGTTGGAGGAACTTTTCGGGGAGATCTATCAGGAGAGAGAGGCCAAGAAGCCGCCCATCGAAAGTCTCGGTCCAGGATGTTTCAGGGTGCGGGGCTGGGTTCAGGTGGAAGACTTCAATCGGGAAACCGGGGCCGATCTTCCGGCTGGAGAATTTCGTACCATGGCCAGTCTGGTTCTACATCTCTTCGGAGAATTGCCCCGGGAGGGGGCCGAGGTCCAGGGCTACGGATTCCGTTTTCGGGTGGAGGAGCTGCGCGACCGGAGGATCGAGACCGTTATTGTGGAGAGGGTGGAGGGTGAAGGTACTGGCTAG
- a CDS encoding AI-2E family transporter, with the protein MSYLLSGVLALILFGALVRIFQPFFNPILWALILSLYLFPLNRFLRRRLKGRRGLAAFLLTLSVVIFILIPSGFVVTEVTRQALDLASSARIFLEKGPAGLLPSPDKYPRFYALSQKLMEKLAPFETQVKQVLAAMASGTGQFLLNQGKALFKNTVQLLLHMIFMLVTLFYLFRDGDTFFEEVKRLLPTTLEETERITGKIQEVLRAVLFGGLLTGLAQGLAALLIYLILGVPSAIFLGLLTAAASFVPIVGTALIWVPTVIYLLIKGFLIKGIILLIYCVLIVSQIDSLLRPFIVGSQTEIHTLFLFFSILGGLKTFGILGIFLGPIILSLTISLVEIYRLKVLRDA; encoded by the coding sequence GTGAGCTATCTGCTAAGCGGGGTTCTGGCCCTTATCCTCTTTGGAGCCCTGGTCCGGATCTTTCAGCCGTTTTTCAATCCTATCTTATGGGCCCTGATTCTTTCACTTTATCTTTTTCCCCTTAATCGATTTTTGCGCCGTAGACTCAAGGGCCGACGGGGACTGGCGGCCTTTCTTCTTACCCTATCGGTGGTGATCTTCATTCTCATTCCTTCCGGATTTGTGGTGACCGAGGTTACCAGACAGGCCCTTGATTTGGCGAGTTCGGCACGAATTTTTCTGGAAAAAGGCCCCGCGGGTTTGCTTCCCTCTCCGGATAAGTACCCTCGTTTCTATGCCCTCTCCCAGAAACTTATGGAAAAACTCGCTCCCTTCGAAACCCAGGTCAAACAGGTTCTTGCCGCCATGGCTTCGGGAACGGGGCAGTTTCTTCTTAATCAAGGCAAGGCCCTTTTCAAAAACACCGTACAGCTCCTTCTCCACATGATTTTTATGCTGGTGACCCTTTTTTATCTATTTCGGGATGGGGATACCTTTTTTGAGGAGGTAAAAAGACTCCTTCCCACCACGCTTGAAGAAACCGAGCGCATCACCGGGAAGATCCAGGAGGTGTTGAGGGCGGTCCTGTTCGGAGGCCTGCTTACCGGGCTGGCCCAGGGATTGGCCGCCCTTCTGATCTACCTGATCCTGGGGGTCCCCTCCGCAATATTTCTGGGGCTTCTCACCGCCGCAGCCTCCTTTGTTCCCATTGTGGGAACGGCCCTGATATGGGTACCCACCGTCATTTATCTTCTGATCAAGGGCTTCCTGATAAAGGGGATTATACTCCTGATCTACTGCGTGCTAATAGTAAGCCAGATTGATTCCCTTCTCCGCCCATTTATCGTGGGGTCCCAAACCGAGATCCACACCCTTTTTCTTTTCTTTAGTATTCTGGGAGGACTTAAGACCTTTGGAATTCTTGGAATCTTTCTGGGTCCGATAATACTTTCCCTGACCATCTCCCTGGTGGAAATTTATCGACTAAAAGTCCTGCGTGATGCCTGA
- the mutM gene encoding bifunctional DNA-formamidopyrimidine glycosylase/DNA-(apurinic or apyrimidinic site) lyase → MPELPETETIRRDLVAVITGKTIQELRVLVPKLARPGPEIFCLQLKGRKIRGLQRHGKLLLFELGKEVLLVHLGMTGALIFRSSEALPPYTHIVFYLDGGKLFYADPRRFGWLEVLPAEALPRHPFYASLGPDALKVDFLEFEKKISGHKRRIKEVLLDQRVLAGLGNIYTDEALFRAGIHPCRRATGLTPEEKRRLFEAVKTVLHRGIELRGCSIRNYVDGHGNPGHFQNELRVYGRRGEPCFRCGTPLLYTRIAGRGTTFCPSCQR, encoded by the coding sequence ATGCCTGAATTACCCGAAACAGAGACTATTCGTCGAGACCTTGTCGCCGTGATAACCGGAAAAACAATTCAGGAGCTCAGGGTTTTAGTACCCAAACTCGCACGACCGGGGCCGGAAATTTTCTGTCTCCAGCTCAAGGGACGGAAAATCCGGGGACTTCAACGCCACGGCAAGCTTCTCCTCTTTGAACTCGGGAAAGAGGTGCTCCTGGTCCATCTCGGCATGACCGGGGCCCTGATCTTCCGCTCCTCTGAAGCTTTACCACCTTATACTCATATAGTTTTTTATCTAGATGGAGGCAAACTCTTTTATGCGGACCCGCGCCGCTTCGGATGGCTGGAAGTTCTCCCGGCGGAGGCCCTGCCAAGACATCCCTTCTACGCGTCTCTGGGCCCGGATGCTCTGAAAGTAGACTTCCTTGAGTTCGAGAAAAAGATATCCGGCCATAAGCGGCGCATAAAAGAAGTATTACTGGATCAACGGGTGCTTGCCGGGCTGGGGAACATTTATACCGATGAGGCCCTCTTCCGTGCCGGGATTCATCCCTGCAGGAGGGCAACGGGGTTAACCCCCGAGGAAAAACGGCGACTTTTTGAGGCGGTAAAGACGGTGCTCCATCGGGGCATAGAGCTTCGCGGTTGCTCGATACGCAATTATGTGGATGGTCACGGGAATCCGGGACATTTTCAAAACGAACTCCGCGTTTACGGGCGACGCGGGGAGCCCTGTTTCCGCTGCGGAACGCCCCTTCTCTATACCAGAATAGCCGGCCGGGGGACCACCTTCTGTCCCTCCTGCCAGCGTTAG
- the smpB gene encoding SsrA-binding protein SmpB gives MEKTVATNRKARFLYDIEETYEAGIVLTGPEVKSLRLGRANLADSFARVVNGEVFLYNMHISPYPFSREAALSDPRRTRKLLLHRREINRLAGKVAEKGYTLIPLRIYFKDGWAKVELALARGKKLHDRRETIKRREEERELRRRYKGKIR, from the coding sequence ATGGAAAAGACGGTAGCTACGAATCGCAAAGCGCGCTTTCTCTACGATATCGAGGAGACCTATGAGGCCGGTATCGTGCTCACCGGTCCGGAGGTGAAGAGTCTGCGTCTGGGGCGGGCCAATCTGGCGGACAGTTTCGCCCGGGTGGTGAACGGAGAGGTGTTCCTGTACAACATGCACATCAGTCCCTATCCCTTTTCCCGGGAAGCGGCCCTTTCCGATCCCCGGCGCACCCGAAAGTTACTTCTTCACAGGAGAGAGATCAACAGGCTGGCCGGTAAAGTGGCGGAAAAGGGCTATACCCTGATTCCTCTCCGGATCTATTTCAAGGACGGTTGGGCCAAGGTGGAGCTGGCTTTAGCCCGGGGTAAAAAGCTCCATGATCGCCGGGAAACCATTAAGCGTCGAGAGGAGGAGAGAGAGCTTCGTCGTCGTTACAAGGGCAAGATCCGGTGA
- the zapB gene encoding cell division protein ZapB → MEIDVQDLRVLEEKIERLLQVLGRLKAEREELLLKLQEREAEVARLKEELNRREEERRAIKERIGNLIERLSQFSEGGA, encoded by the coding sequence ATGGAGATAGATGTTCAGGATCTGCGGGTACTTGAGGAGAAGATCGAGCGGCTTCTTCAGGTGCTGGGGCGGCTTAAGGCCGAAAGGGAAGAACTTTTACTGAAACTTCAGGAAAGAGAGGCCGAGGTGGCTCGGCTTAAGGAAGAGCTTAACCGCAGGGAGGAAGAAAGGAGGGCCATCAAGGAGAGGATTGGCAACCTCATAGAGAGGCTCTCCCAATTCTCCGAGGGAGGCGCTTAA
- the zapA gene encoding cell division protein ZapA: MAERLIEFEFAGNCFTFRADLPEEEIEEILEYLEERKRRLRGRRQLSPLKQAVVLLLEITAELVRIKREHRLLSEKIGREAIRLSEVIEKELKCLGCA, from the coding sequence TTGGCCGAAAGGCTTATAGAGTTTGAGTTTGCTGGCAATTGTTTTACCTTCCGGGCGGACCTCCCGGAAGAGGAAATAGAAGAAATTCTGGAGTATCTGGAGGAACGCAAGAGACGCTTGCGAGGCCGGCGACAGCTTTCGCCTTTGAAACAGGCGGTGGTGCTCCTGCTTGAGATCACCGCGGAGCTGGTGCGCATCAAGCGGGAGCACAGGCTCCTTTCGGAGAAGATTGGGAGAGAGGCGATACGCCTGAGCGAGGTGATTGAGAAGGAACTCAAATGCCTGGGGTGTGCGTGA
- the rny gene encoding ribonuclease Y produces the protein MEVLVTLLALVVGAGAGFFAAYRLRRKEEFEERRRAEEEARLILERARREAETITQEARIRAKEEVLKRKEELEAEFVRRKEALEAEHRGKLKEIEEKSARIAEKEKELSRKEGELKRLEEDLRAKLAEVQKTREDLEKRQAEIKSLIEEEKRRLEEVARMSEEEARELLLSRVEEEAREEAARVLMRVESETKEEAKRRAQEILALAISRCAAEFVTEKTVSVVPLPSDEMKGRIIGREGRNIRAFEAATGVTVLIDDTPEVVVLSCFNPIRREIARLALERLVADGRIHPARIEEVVKKVEEEMETTIKETGEKAAFDVGVYGLHPELIKLLGKLKYRTSYTQNVLQHSIEVAFICGVMAGELGLDVKKAKRAGLLHDIGKAVDFEQEGPHALIGADLARKYGEDEEIVNAIAAHHEDVPAQSVLAILVQAADAVSGARPGARRELLETYIKRLQDLENIAYSFNGVQKAYAIQAGREVRVIVDSGKVSDEEAVLLARDIARKIEEEMKFPGVIKVTVVRETRAVEYAK, from the coding sequence ATGGAAGTCCTGGTAACGCTACTGGCTCTGGTGGTGGGTGCGGGAGCGGGCTTTTTTGCGGCTTACCGGCTCCGCAGGAAGGAGGAATTCGAGGAAAGACGAAGGGCCGAGGAGGAGGCCCGGCTGATCCTTGAACGGGCCCGGCGCGAGGCCGAGACCATCACTCAGGAGGCCCGGATCCGGGCCAAGGAGGAGGTGCTCAAGCGCAAGGAGGAACTCGAGGCGGAGTTCGTCCGACGAAAGGAGGCCCTGGAGGCGGAGCACCGCGGGAAACTGAAGGAGATCGAGGAAAAGTCGGCCCGGATCGCCGAAAAGGAAAAGGAGCTCAGTCGCAAAGAGGGCGAGCTCAAGCGTCTCGAGGAGGATCTGCGGGCCAAGCTGGCCGAGGTCCAGAAGACCCGGGAGGACCTGGAGAAGCGCCAGGCGGAGATCAAGAGTCTCATCGAAGAGGAGAAGAGGCGTCTCGAGGAGGTGGCCCGCATGAGCGAGGAGGAGGCCCGGGAGCTTCTGCTTTCCCGGGTGGAGGAGGAGGCCCGGGAGGAGGCCGCCCGGGTGCTCATGCGCGTCGAGTCCGAGACCAAGGAGGAGGCCAAACGCAGGGCCCAGGAGATCCTGGCCCTGGCCATCTCCCGCTGCGCCGCGGAGTTCGTCACCGAAAAGACGGTCTCGGTGGTGCCGTTGCCGAGCGACGAGATGAAGGGACGCATCATCGGTCGGGAGGGACGCAACATCCGGGCCTTTGAGGCCGCCACCGGGGTAACCGTCCTCATCGACGACACCCCCGAGGTGGTGGTGCTGTCCTGCTTCAATCCCATCCGGCGGGAGATCGCCCGGCTGGCCCTGGAGCGTCTGGTGGCGGACGGACGCATCCATCCCGCGCGAATTGAAGAGGTGGTCAAAAAGGTGGAAGAGGAGATGGAGACCACCATCAAGGAGACCGGAGAGAAGGCCGCCTTTGATGTGGGGGTTTACGGGCTTCACCCCGAATTGATCAAACTCCTCGGAAAACTCAAGTACCGCACCAGCTACACCCAGAATGTGCTGCAACATTCCATAGAGGTGGCCTTCATCTGTGGGGTTATGGCCGGGGAGCTGGGGCTGGATGTGAAGAAGGCCAAGCGGGCGGGGTTGCTACACGACATCGGTAAGGCCGTGGATTTCGAGCAGGAGGGGCCCCACGCCCTCATCGGGGCGGATCTGGCCCGCAAGTACGGGGAGGACGAGGAGATCGTGAACGCCATAGCCGCCCACCACGAGGATGTGCCGGCTCAGTCGGTGCTGGCCATTCTGGTGCAGGCCGCCGACGCCGTTTCCGGAGCCCGCCCCGGGGCCCGGCGTGAGCTTCTCGAAACCTACATCAAACGCCTCCAGGATCTGGAAAACATCGCCTACTCCTTTAACGGGGTGCAAAAGGCCTACGCCATTCAGGCCGGCCGTGAGGTGCGGGTCATCGTGGACAGCGGCAAGGTCTCCGACGAGGAGGCGGTGTTGCTCGCCCGGGACATCGCCCGTAAGATCGAAGAGGAGATGAAGTTCCCCGGGGTGATCAAGGTCACGGTGGTGCGCGAGACCCGAGCGGTGGAGTACGCCAAATGA
- a CDS encoding TIGR00282 family metallophosphoesterase, whose product MRVLFLGDVVGNPGRRALRVFLPELVREYRPDFVLANAENAAGGYGLTEKIAEELFGLGLDLLTSGNHVWKREFLPYLARTNRVLRPANYPEGAPGRGAVVLEKEGRRLAVVNLEGRVFMRALLCPFRTGRELARRLRTETPCILVDFHAEATSEKIALSWYLDGEVSALLGTHTHVQTADERILPGGTAYLSDVGMCGLRDGVIGMNREQALEMYLTQVPRKLEVPKKGPVKVEGVFLELEDSSGRALHIERFRREEC is encoded by the coding sequence ATGAGGGTGCTTTTCCTGGGCGATGTGGTGGGCAATCCCGGACGCCGGGCCCTGCGGGTCTTTCTTCCGGAGCTCGTGCGGGAGTACCGTCCGGACTTCGTACTGGCCAATGCGGAAAACGCCGCCGGCGGCTACGGCCTCACGGAAAAGATCGCCGAGGAGCTTTTCGGGCTGGGCCTGGACCTGCTTACCAGCGGAAACCATGTGTGGAAGAGGGAGTTTCTGCCCTACCTGGCGCGGACGAACAGGGTGTTGAGGCCGGCCAACTATCCGGAAGGGGCTCCGGGACGGGGTGCGGTCGTGCTTGAGAAAGAGGGCCGAAGGCTCGCGGTGGTGAACCTGGAGGGGCGGGTCTTCATGCGGGCCCTTCTCTGTCCCTTTCGCACCGGGCGGGAGCTGGCTCGCAGGCTCAGGACTGAGACGCCCTGCATCCTGGTGGACTTTCACGCCGAGGCCACCTCGGAAAAGATCGCCCTCTCCTGGTATCTCGACGGAGAGGTCTCCGCTCTCCTCGGCACGCACACCCATGTCCAGACCGCCGACGAAAGGATCCTTCCCGGGGGCACGGCCTATCTCTCGGATGTGGGCATGTGCGGCCTGCGCGACGGGGTGATCGGGATGAACCGGGAACAGGCCCTGGAGATGTACCTCACCCAGGTGCCGAGGAAGCTCGAGGTGCCCAAAAAGGGACCGGTGAAGGTGGAAGGGGTCTTTCTGGAGCTGGAGGATTCCTCCGGTCGCGCCCTTCACATAGAACGCTTCCGCAGGGAAGAATGTTAG
- the mqnB gene encoding futalosine hydrolase gives MLVLVPTELEADPLRGLPLEIAVVGMGPVEAGLSALEVLRERRPPVAFLTGLAGAYPGTDLAPGDLVLATEEVFGDLALCFPEGVRPMGRHLPLSERISLRSPWLERTLALLEEGGGGARVGPLVTVCCATRDPARALELARRHEALAENMEGFAVAEAARRTGVALVELRIISNLLEAPEAPWEIERALDRLREVFGWLSQHFA, from the coding sequence ATGTTAGTCCTGGTCCCCACGGAGCTCGAGGCCGATCCCTTGCGGGGGCTTCCGCTGGAGATCGCGGTGGTGGGAATGGGACCGGTGGAGGCGGGTCTTTCGGCCCTGGAGGTTCTTCGGGAAAGACGCCCTCCGGTGGCCTTTCTCACGGGACTTGCCGGGGCCTATCCCGGGACGGATCTCGCGCCCGGGGACCTGGTGCTGGCCACGGAGGAGGTCTTCGGTGACCTCGCCCTCTGTTTCCCCGAAGGGGTGCGTCCCATGGGGCGTCACCTTCCCCTGTCAGAAAGAATATCCCTGCGCTCTCCGTGGCTGGAGCGGACCCTGGCCCTCCTCGAGGAGGGAGGGGGCGGAGCCCGGGTGGGGCCACTGGTGACGGTGTGCTGCGCCACGAGGGATCCGGCGCGGGCGCTGGAACTGGCCCGCCGGCACGAGGCTCTTGCCGAAAACATGGAAGGATTTGCCGTGGCGGAGGCGGCCCGGCGCACCGGGGTCGCCCTGGTGGAATTGCGGATCATAAGCAATCTCCTGGAGGCACCGGAGGCCCCCTGGGAAATCGAGAGGGCCCTTGACCGGCTCAGGGAGGTGTTCGGTTGGCTAAGCCAGCACTTCGCCTAG
- a CDS encoding 1,4-dihydroxy-6-naphthoate synthase codes for MAKPALRLAVSPCPNDTYLFGPLALGWVSLPFPVEFVFEDIETLNRMALTDPPELIKLSFAMLPEVAHRYEVFPVGAALGRGCGPLLVAHPSVSPEEIPSLPVALPGEHTTAHLLFRLAFPEASHRVFIPYHEILPALAEGRFAAGVIIHEGRFVYARYGLKLVLDLGRWWEEKTGLPIPLGGIFVRRDLPREVGRALLSALRRSLDLARERFEDLLPFIRHHARELAREVIEAHIRTYVNEYTRNLGEEGRRALVELIRRAGTSSPENLFWEA; via the coding sequence TTGGCTAAGCCAGCACTTCGCCTAGCCGTTTCCCCCTGTCCCAACGATACCTACCTCTTCGGCCCCCTGGCCCTGGGTTGGGTCTCCCTCCCCTTTCCGGTGGAGTTCGTCTTTGAGGACATCGAGACCCTGAACCGCATGGCTCTCACCGACCCTCCGGAGTTGATTAAGCTATCCTTTGCCATGTTGCCGGAGGTGGCCCATCGCTACGAGGTCTTTCCGGTGGGGGCGGCCCTCGGCCGGGGCTGTGGCCCCCTGCTGGTGGCCCATCCCTCGGTGTCTCCGGAGGAAATCCCTTCCCTCCCGGTGGCCCTCCCCGGGGAACACACCACGGCGCACCTCCTCTTTCGCCTAGCCTTTCCCGAGGCCTCTCACCGGGTCTTTATCCCCTATCACGAGATCCTCCCGGCCCTTGCGGAAGGACGGTTCGCCGCCGGGGTCATCATACACGAGGGGCGTTTCGTCTATGCCCGGTACGGGCTGAAACTGGTTCTGGATCTGGGCCGATGGTGGGAGGAGAAAACCGGACTCCCCATCCCCCTGGGGGGGATCTTCGTGCGCAGGGATCTCCCCCGGGAGGTGGGCCGTGCCCTCCTTTCCGCCCTGCGCCGATCCCTTGACCTGGCCCGGGAACGCTTCGAGGATCTCCTCCCCTTCATTCGTCACCACGCCCGGGAACTCGCCCGGGAGGTCATCGAGGCGCACATCCGCACCTATGTTAACGAATATACCCGGAATCTCGGGGAGGAGGGGCGGCGGGCCCTGGTGGAACTCATCCGTCGGGCCGGGACCTCCTCCCCGGAAAACCTCTTCTGGGAGGCTTAG
- a CDS encoding MotA/TolQ/ExbB proton channel family protein: MSLWSLVVNIGPVGKLTLGILFFLSVLTWAVILAKWWGMRRARRDLSVLEEAFYREETSRHLSGLLEKLPGGLLKEILRDYLRVYGRLRRDFPCPEEVALRALWFSGIKAALLSEWERIREERTRDFPAYLGFLATVGNTAPFIGLFGTVWGIMAAFHRIGLKGSASLATVAPGIAEALIATAMGLFAAVPAVVAYNYFTRAGEAFLEDLSRLEKRLLATCERDLLSQALGQSLGQ; the protein is encoded by the coding sequence ATGAGTCTCTGGTCTCTGGTGGTAAACATCGGTCCGGTGGGGAAGCTAACCCTAGGTATTCTCTTTTTCCTTTCGGTGCTGACCTGGGCGGTGATCCTGGCCAAGTGGTGGGGCATGCGCCGGGCCCGGAGGGACCTTTCCGTACTCGAGGAGGCGTTTTACCGGGAGGAAACCTCGCGCCACCTTTCCGGCCTGCTGGAGAAGCTCCCCGGAGGGCTTCTGAAGGAGATCCTGCGGGACTACCTGCGGGTTTACGGCCGCCTGCGCCGGGACTTCCCCTGCCCGGAGGAAGTGGCCCTGCGGGCGCTCTGGTTTTCCGGAATAAAGGCCGCGCTCCTTTCCGAATGGGAAAGGATCCGCGAGGAACGAACCCGGGATTTTCCCGCCTATCTGGGATTTCTCGCCACGGTGGGCAACACCGCCCCCTTCATCGGTCTTTTCGGCACGGTCTGGGGGATCATGGCCGCCTTCCACCGGATAGGGCTCAAGGGAAGCGCGAGTCTGGCCACCGTGGCCCCGGGTATAGCCGAGGCCCTGATTGCCACCGCCATGGGACTCTTTGCCGCCGTCCCCGCGGTGGTGGCCTACAACTACTTCACCCGGGCGGGAGAGGCCTTCCTGGAAGACCTCTCCCGGCTGGAGAAGAGACTGCTCGCCACCTGCGAGCGCGACCTCCTTTCCCAGGCCCTAGGCCAGTCCCTGGGCCAGTAG